Genomic segment of Rattus norvegicus strain BN/NHsdMcwi chromosome 7, GRCr8, whole genome shotgun sequence:
AATGAACAAAGGTCCGTTCATGCTTTGCACTGCCCCAGTCTTCTCAAAccatttctcctgcctcagctgactAAAGACTTAGGATCATGAGCACAGCACTCACCCACCCCTTTGGTTCGGTGCAAGAGTGCCTGTTTGGTAGGCACGAGGCCCTGAGTTGCATCCTCAgtgccaataaaaagacaaagaaggtCTGTCGGAATGATTGCCCTGCATGCACAAGACTCTGGGAACATGCACGCCcaggcgcgcacacacagacacagacacaaaatgataaatatgactttcttccttttgttttttggttttgttttgttttcagttaaaAAGATAAGGTTTCACTCTGTGGTTCTGGGTGTTCTGGAACACATAGATCAAGCTGgctcgaattcacagagatccatccacctgcctctgactcataGATCCCGAGataaaaggcatgcaccaccattgcccagcaACTCTGCCTTCCTCATTTAAACTCTCACTCTGAACATTTGAACACAGTAGCATCCAGAAAGCTGTCTGTTGGGAGTGGCAGAAGGGAAGAAGCTAGTTTTAGCAACATAATGTCAACAGTAGCAGTCTGGAGATGACCATCAGTGATTATTTCTTTGTATcagtatttaatttaatttaatttaatgtagCTATGACATTGGCTTCCTTAGTTCATGTTGACCCAAAACcatgatttcttttgtttgtttttttgttttttttttttttttaactattgtcCTGGAGTAGGAGTGGAGGGGTTGGGTCTCAGGTCAAGAAACTTCTTGGGTATGAGGTTGCCTGTGACTGCCTGATTCACAGTAATGGAACACCAGGCACAGCTTCCTCCAGTAACTGTCAGAGTAAAATTTGACGAGCAGGTGAATGCTAGGCATGTCCTGTGGGTCACTTCCTGTTTGTTGCATTTTTTGAGCCTTACCTCCAAGGTGATGGCAAGGGCAGACGAAGTTTACAAGGCTTGGCTTGACTCTCCTGGACAGAACTCCTTGTCGGTGGTGCCATCTGCAGGGCATAAAGGAATTTGCTAGGCATTTTCTGGGAATGGGaggtatatttttttctcattcttccttctcagaCTAAAATGTTCCTCCTGCCTTCCTTGATTCAATCTTTTACTCTTACTATCTACCCTCGACCACAGCATGGATCCTCCTTAAGTCTGAAAGACCCATCCATATTCGCTCTAATCTTTTAACAGGCAATAGATAAGGCAGGGCCCAAAGCTGATGGATCATCTGCTTCTCTGCTTGCCAATTAAATCTGTCATCCGTGAGATGAGTAACTGGAGTCCTCCCATTTTAACAATGACTTCTGGCAGAAGGTGAAGAATGAACGCTAAGCCCTGAGCCCATTTTAGCATGGTgagctttttgttgtttgttgttgtttttgtctttagcAAATGCTTAAGGCTAATGAGATGCCAGTTTGACCACCTAAGTTTGACCCCAGAATCGATATGGTGGAAGAAGGGGACcatctcttgctttctttttttcttttaatttatttatttaatgtatgtgactacactgtcactgtcttcagacacaccagaagacagcatcagatctcattacagatagttgtgagccaccatgtagttactgggaattgaactcaggacctctggaagagcagtcagtgtggttaagtcagtggttaagaaaccactgaaccatctctccagccccatctcttGCTTTCATGCTTACAGGGCCTGACAGGGTCCTATTAACACCTATGAGCAAGGCTACTGGAAATCTGCGGTGCAAGAGAAGAAGCGACCCGATCCGGGAGGTAAGGGGGCCTCATAACAGAACAAGAGCCAACTCTCTCTCTGACCCTTAACCCTTTGGGACTCCTCTTCTCCAGAAGGGCTTAAAGAGAATGGGAGGCGAATGTGTGagttttataaacctttaaaatgtacagacatgggttggagagatggctctgaagttaagagcactgactgctcttccagaggtcctgagttcaattcctagcaaccacatggtggctcacaaccatctgtaatgggatctgatgccctcttctggtgtgtctgaaggcagctacagtgtatatgatatataaatattttttaaaaatgtatgtacaTTGACTATGAACAATGAAGATTTTAGGATGGCCACATACCCTTGTACTTTCCTGTGATCCTagtatttgggaagctgaggcagaaggagtgccataaattaaaaaacaagcaaacaaaacaaagccagggTGTAGTGGCAGATGCCTTTTTTAGCCCACCATttagccagaggcagaggcaggaggcagaagcagaggcagaggatctctctttctctctgtgagttccaggctcgcctggtctacagagctggacagccaggactacacagagaaaccctgtctcaaaaacccaaaacaaacaaaaccccaaaacagcaACTATAACCAACCATGCTTAGGAGGGAAATGATCATGATTTAATAATTTTGCAGCCTTCACTGGGTCACAGGCTTCACCAGGCACTGCAACCTcgatctgatcctcctgcctccacctctcaagtactgagattataggcctCAGCCGTCATGCCAGGATGAATGCAGGGCTAgggttcaaacccagggcttcatgaatgCGGGGCCAGCATTCTACTAAACTAAGCTACAAATGCACTTCTGCATCCCCACAGttgttgctttgagacagggtctgtgtgATCCTAGTGGTCCCAGAACCTAGTGTACGAGAGGCCTTCCTTGACTTGAGACTcacctgtctctctgcctcctgcacaCTGATATTAAAagcgtgtgccaccatacctgacaCGATCTCCCTTGTGACGATGTTCCTTTCTGTAGGTGTGCGTGGGTGTGTGCACTCATaagaatgtgagcatgtgtgaaggtcagaggtcatccTCAATGTTTTctcaggagctgtccaccttGTTTTGGGTCCTTTCTAGACTtattatatgtacacatgtggcTAAGGTACAGGCACCAGAACGCAGTGGGGTCAgatctccctggaactggagatagtAAACCAAGAGATGTGAGTGTGGGCGAACTTGGGTCCTATGCAAAAAAATCTATACTGGATAGGCCATCTACTAGTCTCTACTGTGGTTTTTTAGATTGACCTCTCACTGGGATATGGGGCTTGACTGGGTTCGACTTCCTTAGCAAGCACAAAGGTATCTTCCTCTGCATATCCAGCCCCAGCTCACAGatgccaccacacctagtttgTAGCTTTGATTTGCTCCCCTTGGGACAGGGTCATTAAGACTCAGGTGGGCCAGCCTTGTATTCCTGATCCTCCAGCTTTTATTTCAGGGCTTTAATCCCAcacgtgggaggcagaagcagcccTGGGATACATACTGAGAGATCAAACAGTGGATCAGCAGTGCAACATTTGTCTAGCATGCCTGAGGCCTTGTTTGAAATTTGTACCAAATATCCTCAAGCCTAGTGGTGTACATGGATTCCTTCCAACCTTTACCTATGTCCCCACATCCTGGAATGCAGTCCCTACCAGTAGACATGGACCATGTTCTTTCTTTGGCTTGTTCCTAGTAGGAAACGACCAGTTAAAGGTCACCCCTGTAGACTTTCCTTTAGCACTGAGGGTCAAACACAACTTCCCTCCTGGGTTTGGTAAGCCCTAATCTTCAACCTGGAATCGGGGCCTTTATATCACCTTCAAAGTGTTTGCAGTTCACAGCCCTCACACCCTCCCCAAGCTCTATGTAAGCCTGGACTTAGCATAGATATTAAAGGAAATCACAGACCAGCCTCAAGGACCATCTGACATGGCAAATGTTTTAGGTAGTGTGCAGTCAGAGAAGCTAACATGTCATACAGACTTTCTCAGTCTAGTGCTCCCCTAGCACACAAGAAGCCACGAATCACCCAGGTAGTTACCTCTAATTACTATCATAGGGATTAAAACAGGAGGGGCAGGCCTAGGCTGATCTAGGATACAAGAGGTTTATCCTAAGTAAAAAGTACACAAAGACGAATTCTTTTCTTAAAGCTTTTACTTTGAGACGTCATGGGAAACTTAAGAGGTACACATGGAGAAGACATGATCACAGAAGGGAAACAGCATAGAAGCATCGATGCCTGCAGCTagtgctggagctggagttgagTTTGACATGATACAGGGACTGCAGGAATGAACTAgtattcctctccttcttcctcaccctcaccctccacAGAATCCACACCAACCTCCTCATAATCCTTCTCTAGGGCAGCCATGTCCTCACGGGCTTCAGAGAACTCTCCCTCCTCCATGCCCTCACCCACATACCAGTGCACAAAGGCACGCTTGGCATACATCAGATCAAACTTGTGATCCAGGCGAGCCCAAGCCTCAGCAATGGCTGTGGTGTTGCTCAGCATACACACAGCTCTCTGGACCTTGGCCAGGTCGCCACCAGGTACCACAGTGGGAGGCTGGTAATTAATGCCAACCTTGAAGCCAGTGGGGCACCAGTCCACAAACTGGATGCTGCGCTTGGTCTTGATGGTGGCAATGGCAGCATTGACATCTTTGGGGACCACATCACCACGGTACAGCAGGCAGCAAGCCATGTATTTACCATGGCGAGGGTCACATTTCACCATCTGGTTGGCTGGCTCAAAGCAGGCATTGGTGATCTCTGCTACAGAAAGCTGTTCATGGTAGGCTTTCTCAGCAGAGATGACAGGGGCATAAGTGGCCAGAGGGAAGTGGATGCGAGGGTAGGGCACCAGGTTGGTCTGGAATTCTGTCAGATCAACATTCAGGGCCCCATCAAATCTGAGGGAAGCAGTGATGGAAGACACAATCTGGCTAATAAGGCGGTTAAGGTTAGTGTAGGTTGGGCGCTCAATGTCGAGGTTTCTACGACAGATGTCATAGATGGCCTCATTGTCTACCATGAAGGCACAATCAGAGTGCTCCAGGGTGGTGTGGGTGGTGAGGATGGAATTGTAGGGCTCaaccacagcagtggaaacctggGGGGCTGGGTAAATGGAGAACTCCAGCTTGGACTTCTTTCCGTAGTCGACAGAGAGCCTCTCCATCAGCAGGGAGGTGAACCCAGAGccagttcccccaccaaagcTGTGGAAAACCAAGAAGCCCTGGAGACCCGTGCACTGGTCAGCCTGTGGGAGAAAAGGACATATAATGTCTTATTACCAGGGCATACACTATTTCAATTCCTTTAGACTGTGAGCCATCTCTACCTGATAGGAAAGACCTGACACATTTTGACAGATACCAAGACACCCTCCCACTGCATTTTAAACCCATCCACATAGGGTATTTACCAGCTTGCGAATTCTGTCCAAGACAAGGTCAATGATCTCCTTGCCAATGGTGTAGTGGCCACGGGCATAGTTATTGGCAGCATCTTCCTTGCCTGTGATGAGCTGCTCTGGGTGGAAGAGCTGGCGGTAGGTGCCAGTGCGAACTTCATCTGAAAAAGGAGAAGACGTCAGCCATCACCACCAAGGACCCCACAAGCTCACTCACCCTTCCGGGTCTGGAGAGACATTCTGAGTATGTGACCAAGAAGGACTGCCCCAGGGAAGCCCCCAGTCCACTTACCAATAACTGTGGGTTCCAGGTCTACGAACACCGCCCGGGGCACGTGCTTGCCAGCTCCTGTCTCACTGAAGAAGGTGTTGAAGGAGTCATCTCCTCCCCCAATGGTCTTGTCGCTTGGCATCTGGCCATCAGGCTGGATGCCATGTTCCAGGCAGTAGAGCTCCCAGCAGGCATTGCCGATCTGGACACCAGCCTGGCCGACGTGGATGGAGATGCACTCACGctgtggaagggaaggaagaaaagaatattaGCAATGTTGCAAGCAATTGAGTTCTTAGTGGCACAATGTGACAAATTCGGCCACTTAGGCGTGGTTACGGCTTTCCCTTTCTGAATACCAATATACAAAGGCCGTTCATCTACCGTCTCAGCTCTACTTTTGCTCTGGTGTCCAGATTTCAGAACAATTCTAGGCACAGGAAGCACTCAGCTGGAGCAGGGCAGGGAGGTGCCTCGCTGCAGGGACAAGGGGCTGGGCTCTGCCGCAGGTGGTAAAGGAGCAATTTTGAGAGCATGCGCCTTGAGCAGCCTGGAGGCTGTTGGCTTTCAGCTTCCTCTATTTGTAGGCACAGAGTTCAGCTCCTCCACATCTGTCTTGGTTCAGCAGGGGATTATCAACTGCTGCGATCCGATTTCTGTTCCCTCAAAACACGTCAATGTCATCATCTGGTCCCACCCAAATTTCTGACTGGAGATTTGAGGGAATATTGCCCAAATTCCTTATTGCTTTCATTAAAAGCAAAAAGGTCGTGGCTGAGATTGCAACTCGGCAGTAGCTGGTTTAGGATGGTAGAGATCCTACGTTTGAACTTCAGCTTAAAACAGGGATCCAACTGGAGACACACCCAAACGAATTAAACCCGCAGTGCCTCAGCGCGCACGCGCACACTGCGGAGGCTCTTCCCGCCGCTCTCAGGCGGGAATGTAACGGTTGCGCATGCGTCCTTTGTCTCCGGCGCCTTCCCGCCCCCGCCTTTTCGCGCTAAAGAGGAAGTGAGGGCGGGGAAAAGCCGCGCGCGCCCGAAAAGCAGCAAGCAAGtcagggatgggggaagggccCCCGCGGGAAGACAGCAGTCTGAAAGCGCCACGCTGCAGGTTTTGCGCAGGGTGTGATGATTGGAGACCGGATTCCAGAGAGATCCGAGTGCTTCCCTTCTGCCCCAAACCACGGACGTCCCCAGCATCATGGGGCCCAAGCTCTTCCGCACGCGCACCCCTCGATCATAGCCCCGGGCgagctcctccctcccctccatctcccctctccaGACCAAACCACTCACCATGATAGCTACGGGTTAGAAGGCGAGGGTGATAGAAGCAGACACCGGGTCCCGGTTACCGTTCCCGACAACTAAGAGTCGAGGTAAGTAACGCAATGAGGCGGAGGCGCCCGCGCCGGAGCCTCTTAAGTAGCAGCTGAGGAGGGGCGGGCGCGACCGCTGGTCACGGTCCCTCCCCGGACCAGCCGCGTCCATTGGGCGCCCGGCCTGACCGCCGCAGAGGCGGGCTCGGCTCCGAGCCCCCTCCCTGCGTGGGCCCGCGGGGCGGGGCCGCCGCCGCCGGGGCGCGCGCCTTGCTGCAGCCAGGGGCGCGCCGCTGCAATGCGGGGCGGCAGCGGGAGCTGCGGCAGAGGTAACTAGGGGAGATTCACACTATGTGGGCGAACCCTGGAACCTGGCCGGCCCGCAGTTTTAAAGGTGAAGAAGCATCCTAAAATGCTTGTGGTCCAGATAGCTCGGTTGATTCTATTCATGTGGTCACACTGGATGAGTGAGTTTTATCTTGCTCCTTGCTTCCTTTAACGCCTGTGCATTTTGAACTTACCTGCGGTGAAAGCCCCCTTTGAAGGCGAGTCGCCATACTTGATACATTGCTCGTCCTCGATACTAAGggtatcaagtactggaagcacTTTCAATCACCCAAGGAAAGGGTGGTAGTAGCTAAGCATGAAATATTGAGCTTATTGAAGTAAGGGCAGAGTAGGCCCCATCTTTAGCCTTAAGCTATCAACTGGATGGAATAACCTAAGTAAGGACTCTTTGAAAAGATTTCTAAACATTTGAGGCAGTAGCTAAATGGAACAAGTGAGGCGAAACTAGAAGGAAAATGTCTCACAGAAGAATATTAGGGATTTCTTGTGCTATGTAAGTTTCCTAAAAGGATTGCTTGGCGCTGTGTTGCATATCGGATTATAAACTACCCCCGAATTTATTTCAGGACCATAAACTACTATTCATAAGGTGATCGGCGCTAACGTGTGGCTTTAAAATTGCCCTCACATTGCAATTACTAAACTATTCAAAATGTCCTCCCGGCAGAGGCGGCACAGAGCACAGATCCTTTGCAGCTGTGCAGCCTGAGAACTCCCCCTTTCAGATCCTCAGGCGCCTCTTAGTCAGGTGCCCTGGGATTCTTGTCATAGTGCAGCTAAACACAATTCCAGGAGTCACAGTAAAGGAATGCTGTAGCCAGTTAATTAGGAGAAGGAGCAGACAGGAGTTGAGAGCAGGATGCCCCCTGTTAGAAGAGGAGGGTCTAGAAGCTTCAGCAGCAGTTTTGTGGGTAATTTGGGGGTCTAGGAAATGGTTCAGTTAGGACCGGAGCTTGATTCCCCAGAGCCCAGAGGGCGTGGGGGGACAGTCATGGTGGCTGGTGCTTGTATTGCCAGTGCTGCAGAGACACAGGCTCAGAGGCTAGCCAGAATAGCCGTTCTGGATTAGTTCCAGGTCAGTGAAACCATgtaacaaaaacaagcaaacaagggGGAAAACAGAAATACACCCATATATAAATTGGTAGGTgtgataaatttaaaacaaaactaaagttgATCACTCAATCATATGATGCTCACCTATGtgctatgtatacacacacacacacacacacacataacacacacacaccaaaataagtAAAAGATTTGCGGAAAACATGATCTAATTTCCTTGTCAAAAGAAGGCttcttacctagcaagcgcaaggccctgggttcggtccccagctccgaaaaaaagaaaagaaaaaaaaaaaaaggtttccagttttgttttgagacagtgtttcatatAACCCAGGTGACCTCAAGTCATGGAGAGGTCGCCTTAgaactcttcctcatcctctgtcTCTACcctccaaatgctaggattacagagaCCCACCACTCTGCCTGGCTGAAGGAATTTTTGATGTGGTTACTGATATTTCTTTTGTCTCAAATGTTCCAATTTGCTTTGAAACTTACTTAGCCAAGAATGACGTTGAactaattttctttgtttcttctctttctttctttctttctttctttctttctttctttcttccttccttccttcctttcttcctttcttcctttctttctttcttgtttgattttgtttgaaACTGAGTCTCACTATGTCGTTGTTGTGCCTGCTGGCCTGGACtttaccatgtagaccaggctggcctcaaacacacagagatctgcctgccactgacTCTTGAgcactgaaattaaaggcatttgccaccatgtctggcaactttttatttaaaatttaatttgtgcatttcgtgtgtgtgtggaggggggtaTATGCCAGAGAGCACATGGAAGTCACAGGACGATTTGCAGAGATCAACTGTCTCTTCTGCCTCGTGAGACCCAGAGATCCAGCTCTCATGGGAGTGGTctgtggcaggggtgggggaggatatATATGAATTGAACCCAATGACAGATGTGTGCTAGGCAGGTACTCTACCacagaactcactgtatagcccaggctgatgCTATCCTCTGCCTCAAACATTCatgcactgggattataggtaagAGTTAGCATTCTCAGCCTCATTCCCTCTCATTCGTGGAGACAGAATCTCTAGCTTGGTCTGTAGCTGATACTaaactgctgatcctcctgcctccactttcctaATGCTGGGTGTCTTAGGATTacggctgtgaagagacaccataaccaaggc
This window contains:
- the Tuba1b gene encoding tubulin alpha-1B chain, whose amino-acid sequence is MRECISIHVGQAGVQIGNACWELYCLEHGIQPDGQMPSDKTIGGGDDSFNTFFSETGAGKHVPRAVFVDLEPTVIDEVRTGTYRQLFHPEQLITGKEDAANNYARGHYTIGKEIIDLVLDRIRKLADQCTGLQGFLVFHSFGGGTGSGFTSLLMERLSVDYGKKSKLEFSIYPAPQVSTAVVEPYNSILTTHTTLEHSDCAFMVDNEAIYDICRRNLDIERPTYTNLNRLISQIVSSITASLRFDGALNVDLTEFQTNLVPYPRIHFPLATYAPVISAEKAYHEQLSVAEITNACFEPANQMVKCDPRHGKYMACCLLYRGDVVPKDVNAAIATIKTKRSIQFVDWCPTGFKVGINYQPPTVVPGGDLAKVQRAVCMLSNTTAIAEAWARLDHKFDLMYAKRAFVHWYVGEGMEEGEFSEAREDMAALEKDYEEVGVDSVEGEGEEEGEEY